One region of Micromonospora ureilytica genomic DNA includes:
- a CDS encoding DUF397 domain-containing protein: MATKGFPVDLTQAAWFKSSKSGPNCDNCVEVAYVTGAVGVRDSKDKAGPALVFAPGDWHAFVANTRGGVFGAV; encoded by the coding sequence ATGGCGACCAAAGGGTTCCCCGTGGACCTGACGCAGGCAGCATGGTTCAAGAGCTCGAAGAGCGGGCCGAACTGTGACAACTGCGTGGAGGTGGCGTACGTGACGGGGGCGGTCGGAGTGCGGGACTCGAAGGACAAGGCGGGGCCCGCCCTGGTCTTCGCGCCGGGTGACTGGCACGCCTTCGTCGCGAACACCAGGGGTGGTGTGTTCGGCGCGGTCTGA
- a CDS encoding PP2C family protein-serine/threonine phosphatase, with protein MTLTLRYAAHSDRGLIRDGNQDSVYAGPRLLAVADGMGGMAAGDVASNIVIGAMAPLDEDVPGDALVDALRSAVGTANQQLRDTVDANPQLEGMGTTLTATLFTGSKLGMVHIGDSRAYLLRNGEFAQITKDDTYVQMLVDEGRISAEEASSHPQRSLLTRALDGRDIDPEYSVRQVMPGDRYLICSDGLSGVVSAETIGETLREYADPQQCVERLVQLALRGGGPDNITVIIADATDQDIVEATPIVGGAAAQDRGMATSADDSTPAARASALSAPRPAVPEEPAASDDDADRPKRRPVRTAAMALALLVIVGGAAFGGWTYTQRQYYVGATEEGQVAVFRGVQGQIAGMDLSSVHRRSGTRMDDLTVAAQDTVKVGIRAKSEPDAERQLAELTSDTPSNPNLKPLCPLDATVTEGSTPTPTPTPIGSTPTPNGSPSANASPTPNGVASASPTVGATTALGGAGATTTPDVTPSDSATPALDPAGCRSPE; from the coding sequence ATGACTCTGACCCTGCGCTATGCGGCCCACAGCGACCGCGGTCTGATCCGAGACGGCAATCAAGACTCCGTCTACGCCGGGCCGCGGTTACTCGCCGTTGCCGACGGCATGGGCGGTATGGCCGCCGGTGACGTCGCCAGCAACATCGTCATCGGTGCCATGGCGCCGCTCGACGAGGACGTCCCTGGGGACGCTCTCGTCGACGCGTTGCGTTCGGCCGTGGGCACCGCCAACCAACAACTCCGCGACACGGTGGACGCCAACCCGCAGCTGGAGGGGATGGGCACCACGCTGACAGCGACCCTCTTCACCGGCAGCAAGCTGGGGATGGTCCACATCGGCGATTCGCGGGCCTATCTGCTGCGTAACGGCGAGTTCGCGCAGATCACCAAGGACGACACGTACGTCCAGATGCTCGTCGACGAAGGCCGGATCAGCGCCGAGGAGGCGAGCAGCCACCCGCAGCGGTCGCTGCTCACCCGCGCCCTCGACGGTCGGGACATCGACCCGGAATACTCGGTCCGCCAGGTCATGCCCGGCGACCGGTACCTGATCTGCAGCGACGGCCTCTCGGGCGTGGTCAGCGCCGAAACCATCGGCGAGACCCTGCGGGAGTACGCCGACCCGCAGCAGTGCGTCGAGCGGCTGGTGCAGCTCGCGCTGCGCGGCGGTGGGCCGGACAACATCACGGTGATCATCGCCGACGCCACGGATCAGGACATCGTGGAGGCGACTCCGATCGTGGGCGGCGCCGCCGCCCAGGACCGGGGAATGGCGACCTCCGCCGACGACTCGACTCCGGCCGCCCGAGCCTCGGCGCTCTCCGCGCCGCGCCCGGCCGTGCCGGAGGAGCCGGCGGCCTCCGACGATGACGCCGACCGACCGAAGCGACGCCCGGTCCGGACCGCCGCCATGGCGCTGGCCCTGCTGGTGATCGTCGGCGGTGCTGCGTTCGGCGGTTGGACGTACACCCAGCGGCAGTACTACGTGGGTGCCACCGAAGAGGGCCAGGTCGCCGTCTTCCGCGGAGTCCAGGGTCAGATCGCCGGGATGGACCTGTCCAGCGTGCACCGTCGCAGCGGCACCCGCATGGACGACCTCACGGTCGCCGCCCAGGACACCGTCAAGGTCGGCATCCGGGCCAAGAGTGAGCCGGACGCCGAGCGTCAGCTCGCCGAGCTGACCAGCGACACGCCGAGCAACCCCAACCTGAAGCCACTCTGCCCGCTCGACGCGACAGTCACCGAGGGCAGCACGCCCACGCCGACGCCCACGCCGATCGGTTCGACGCCGACTCCGAACGGCAGCCCGAGCGCCAACGCGTCGCCGACCCCCAACGGGGTTGCCAGCGCAAGCCCGACCGTCGGTGCCACCACCGCTCTCGGTGGGGCCGGCGCGACCACCACACCCGACGTCACGCCCTCCGACTCGGCCACGCCGGCGCTCGACCCGGCCGGTTGCCGGTCTCCTGAGTGA
- a CDS encoding S8 family peptidase — MGLPRRSVLIGVAAATMLAVGTPALAAEPVGVVRAAGGATAVPDSYIVVLKDSAVARDRVGDTAKRLSGRHGGTVARTYGAALRGFEAKVSASAAARIAADPAVAYVEQNHTVSISGTQTNPPSWGLDRIDQRNLPLDSSYTYPNTASNVHAYIIDTGIRFSHNDFGGRATSGYDAVDGGSADDCNGHGTHVAGTVGGSAYGVAKAVQLVGVRVLNCSGSGTNAGVIGGVDWVTANAIKPAVANMSLGGGANSSLDNAVRNSIASGVTYGLAAGNDNGANACNTSPARTTEAITVGSTTSSDARSSFSNVGTCLDIFAPGSSITSAWYNSNTATNTISGTSMATPHVVGAAALVASANPSWTPAQVRNQLVANATPNVVSNPGSGSPNLLLYVGTGSTPPPPTGCTGTNGTDVSIPDAGSAVTSSITISGCGRNASSASTVAVNIVHTYRGDLVIDLLAPDGSSYRLKNSSTSDSTDNVNATYTVNVSGEAADGIWRLQVRDTYSADTGYINTWTLTV, encoded by the coding sequence ATGGGTCTTCCACGAAGGTCCGTGCTGATCGGGGTGGCCGCGGCGACCATGCTGGCCGTCGGCACCCCAGCCCTGGCCGCCGAACCCGTCGGTGTGGTTCGGGCCGCCGGCGGAGCCACCGCCGTGCCGGACAGCTACATCGTCGTACTCAAGGACAGCGCCGTGGCCCGGGACCGGGTCGGCGACACCGCGAAGCGGCTATCCGGCCGCCACGGCGGCACCGTGGCCCGCACCTACGGCGCGGCGCTGCGCGGCTTCGAGGCCAAGGTGAGCGCGAGCGCGGCGGCGCGGATCGCGGCAGACCCGGCGGTGGCGTACGTCGAGCAGAACCACACCGTCTCGATCTCCGGCACGCAGACCAACCCGCCCTCCTGGGGTCTCGACCGGATCGACCAGCGCAACCTGCCGTTGGACAGCTCCTACACCTACCCCAACACGGCGAGCAACGTGCACGCCTACATCATCGACACCGGCATCCGGTTCTCCCACAACGACTTCGGCGGCCGGGCCACCTCCGGCTACGACGCGGTGGACGGCGGGTCGGCCGACGACTGCAACGGGCACGGCACCCACGTGGCCGGCACCGTCGGCGGGTCCGCGTACGGGGTGGCCAAGGCCGTCCAGCTCGTCGGCGTACGGGTGCTGAACTGCTCGGGCAGCGGCACCAACGCCGGTGTGATCGGCGGTGTCGACTGGGTCACCGCGAACGCGATCAAGCCGGCGGTGGCGAACATGAGCCTCGGCGGCGGCGCGAACAGCTCGCTGGACAACGCCGTCCGCAACTCGATCGCCTCGGGTGTCACGTACGGCCTGGCGGCCGGCAACGACAACGGCGCGAACGCCTGCAACACCTCGCCGGCGCGCACCACGGAGGCCATCACGGTGGGCTCGACGACCAGCTCGGATGCCCGGTCGTCGTTCTCCAACGTCGGCACCTGCCTGGACATCTTCGCGCCCGGCTCGTCGATCACCTCGGCCTGGTACAACAGCAACACCGCGACCAACACGATCAGCGGCACCTCGATGGCCACGCCGCACGTGGTCGGAGCGGCGGCCCTGGTGGCCAGCGCCAACCCGAGCTGGACCCCGGCTCAGGTCCGCAACCAACTGGTGGCCAACGCGACCCCGAACGTGGTGAGCAACCCCGGCTCGGGCTCGCCGAACCTGTTGCTCTACGTGGGCACCGGCAGCACCCCGCCGCCGCCCACCGGCTGTACCGGCACCAACGGCACCGACGTGTCGATCCCGGACGCCGGCTCCGCGGTGACCAGCTCGATCACCATCTCCGGGTGCGGTCGCAACGCCTCCTCGGCCTCCACCGTGGCGGTGAACATCGTGCACACCTACCGCGGTGACCTGGTCATCGACCTGCTCGCCCCGGACGGCAGCTCGTACCGGCTGAAGAACAGCAGCACCTCGGACAGCACCGACAACGTGAACGCCACGTACACGGTCAACGTGTCCGGTGAGGCCGCCGACGGCATCTGGCGACTTCAGGTGCGGGACACCTACTCGGCCGACACCGGCTACATCAACACCTGGACCCTGACCGTCTGA
- a CDS encoding helix-turn-helix domain-containing protein yields MSERRSPTIRRRRLGAELRRQRESAGITIEVVAEQLECSASKVSRIETGHTTATPRDVRDMLRIYGVVGAESDELVQIAREARQKGWWHPYSTVLVGAYVGLEAAASSIRAYEQQVVPGLLETEEYAGAMIRAARPDFTADQVHQRVRVRLGRQSLLTQDDPVDLWVVLDEAVVSRPVGGDEVMRGQLKRLVEVAELPNVTLQILPFEVGAHAGMDGTFTILSFPEPGDPDVVYAENATGGLFLEKSDELQKYSFIFDHIRAAAIRPEESVAHIAKLAEEPLWKWRPKGSPWT; encoded by the coding sequence ATGAGTGAGCGGCGCAGTCCCACCATCAGACGGCGGCGGCTCGGGGCCGAGCTGCGCCGCCAGCGGGAGTCCGCCGGGATCACCATCGAGGTGGTCGCCGAACAGTTGGAGTGCTCGGCGTCGAAGGTCTCCCGGATCGAGACCGGGCACACCACGGCCACCCCTCGCGACGTGCGGGACATGCTGCGGATCTACGGCGTGGTCGGCGCCGAGAGCGACGAGCTCGTGCAGATCGCCCGGGAGGCCCGCCAAAAGGGCTGGTGGCACCCCTACAGCACGGTGCTCGTCGGCGCGTACGTCGGGCTGGAGGCGGCGGCGAGTTCGATCCGGGCGTACGAACAGCAGGTCGTTCCGGGTCTTCTGGAGACCGAGGAGTACGCCGGGGCCATGATCCGCGCCGCTCGGCCGGACTTCACGGCGGATCAGGTACATCAAAGGGTGCGTGTCCGTTTGGGTCGTCAGTCGTTATTGACCCAGGACGATCCGGTCGATCTGTGGGTGGTGCTCGATGAGGCGGTGGTAAGTCGGCCGGTGGGCGGGGACGAGGTGATGCGCGGTCAACTCAAGCGGTTGGTCGAGGTGGCCGAGTTGCCGAACGTGACGCTGCAGATCCTGCCCTTCGAGGTGGGTGCGCACGCCGGCATGGACGGCACGTTCACGATCCTCAGCTTCCCTGAGCCCGGTGATCCGGATGTTGTGTACGCGGAGAACGCCACGGGTGGGCTCTTCCTCGAGAAGAGCGACGAACTACAGAAGTACAGCTTCATCTTCGATCACATCCGCGCTGCGGCCATACGTCCGGAGGAGTCCGTCGCACACATCGCAAAACTGGCAGAGGAGCCGTTGTGGAAATGGCGACCAAAGGGTTCCCCGTGGACCTGA
- a CDS encoding WecB/TagA/CpsF family glycosyltransferase has product MSTRTKRNVLGVLVDATDYATATDAVVTAAHERRPLALTALAVHGVMTGVLDPAHNARLNSFDVVTPDGQPVRWALNLLHHAGLGDRVYGPTLTLHVLSRFADEGLPVYLYGSTEETLARLIPALERMFPALKIAGVEPSKFRAVQPGEDAEIADRIRSSGARLVLVGLGCPRQEVFTYAMRPLLDMPLMAVGAAFDYHAGLLRQPPPWMQRAGLEWLWRLGLEPKRLWRRYVILNPAYLSRLAAQKTGLWKARPPAPATERPASFSV; this is encoded by the coding sequence GTGAGCACCCGAACCAAGCGCAACGTGCTCGGCGTCCTGGTCGACGCGACCGACTACGCCACGGCGACCGACGCGGTGGTGACCGCGGCGCACGAGCGGCGTCCCCTCGCGCTGACCGCGCTGGCCGTGCACGGTGTGATGACCGGGGTGCTCGACCCGGCGCACAACGCGCGGCTCAACTCCTTCGACGTGGTCACACCGGACGGGCAGCCGGTGCGGTGGGCACTCAACCTGCTGCACCACGCCGGGCTCGGCGACCGGGTGTACGGGCCGACCCTGACCCTGCACGTCCTGTCGCGCTTCGCCGACGAAGGGCTACCGGTCTACCTGTACGGCTCGACCGAGGAGACCCTCGCCCGGTTGATCCCGGCCCTGGAACGGATGTTCCCCGCGCTGAAGATCGCCGGGGTGGAGCCGTCCAAGTTCCGTGCCGTCCAGCCCGGCGAGGACGCCGAGATCGCCGACCGGATCCGGTCCAGCGGTGCCCGGCTGGTCCTGGTCGGGCTCGGCTGCCCGCGCCAGGAGGTCTTCACGTACGCCATGCGGCCGCTGCTCGACATGCCGCTGATGGCGGTCGGCGCGGCCTTCGACTACCACGCCGGGCTACTGCGCCAGCCCCCGCCGTGGATGCAGCGCGCCGGCCTGGAGTGGCTCTGGCGTCTCGGCCTGGAGCCGAAGAGGCTCTGGCGCCGCTACGTCATCCTCAACCCGGCCTACCTGAGCCGGCTCGCCGCACAGAAGACCGGCCTGTGGAAGGCCCGCCCGCCGGCGCCGGCCACCGAGCGGCCGGCCAGCTTCTCGGTCTGA
- a CDS encoding PASTA domain-containing protein, with amino-acid sequence MTDTNTGQQNAAGGGAGRASVVLGGGLAAVLLAAVGATGGWLLAGEDDAPSGDPLAVATTAGASTTRATAPRPSSGRPTPSAVQTSATSTKGAGLTVPPVIGTDFEQARETLRKQRLGWRLVFGGGVGRTVESTTPDVGTEVTRGTTVQLQVAGPAPAAEVPDVVGKSCADAADELVDEGLYPRYVTERNGKVNRQEPAEDGPARWNDQVSIWCGSDSQPSAKPTP; translated from the coding sequence ATGACGGACACGAACACGGGCCAGCAGAATGCCGCAGGTGGCGGTGCGGGCCGGGCCAGCGTCGTGCTCGGTGGTGGGCTGGCGGCGGTGCTGCTCGCCGCCGTGGGCGCGACCGGCGGCTGGTTGCTGGCCGGCGAGGATGACGCACCCTCTGGTGATCCGCTGGCCGTTGCGACCACGGCTGGCGCGTCGACCACCCGGGCCACCGCACCCCGACCGAGCAGCGGCCGGCCGACACCGTCGGCGGTCCAGACCTCCGCCACCTCGACAAAGGGGGCCGGCCTGACCGTGCCGCCGGTGATCGGCACCGACTTCGAGCAGGCCCGGGAGACGCTGCGCAAGCAGCGGCTGGGCTGGCGGCTGGTCTTCGGTGGCGGCGTCGGCCGTACGGTCGAGAGCACCACACCGGACGTGGGCACCGAGGTCACCCGGGGGACGACTGTGCAACTACAGGTCGCCGGGCCGGCGCCGGCCGCCGAGGTGCCGGACGTGGTCGGCAAGAGTTGCGCCGACGCCGCCGACGAGTTGGTCGACGAGGGTCTCTACCCGCGCTACGTCACCGAGCGCAATGGGAAGGTCAACCGGCAGGAGCCCGCCGAGGACGGCCCGGCCCGGTGGAACGACCAGGTCAGCATCTGGTGTGGCTCCGACAGCCAGCCGAGCGCGAAACCCACGCCCTGA
- a CDS encoding FhaA domain-containing protein, translating into MSSGPEEEPVSVLQRFEKRLEGLVEGAFAKVFKGVVHPVEILNAMQREAEAHKAILAGGRTLVPNRYVIDLSPFDHSRLAPYAAALAQELAQSQAEFIGEQAWTVYGDVIVEIERGEGLDTGMFRVTAEVYTGGEVAPVSAPGYDAGPPAYPAYDQGGGYGPPPGHGGGRNVRLVSGDGRTYPLQMGSTVIGRGDQANLRLPDVGISRRHARLDFDGGQVVLTDLGSTNGTMVNGQRVSAVALNPGDMVQLGTTTLTFRVDG; encoded by the coding sequence ATGTCCTCGGGACCCGAGGAGGAGCCGGTGAGCGTGCTGCAACGCTTCGAGAAGCGTCTGGAAGGCCTGGTCGAAGGGGCCTTCGCCAAGGTCTTCAAAGGGGTGGTCCACCCCGTGGAGATCCTCAACGCCATGCAGCGGGAGGCCGAGGCGCACAAGGCGATCCTGGCCGGTGGGCGCACGTTGGTGCCCAACCGCTACGTGATCGATCTCTCGCCGTTCGACCACAGTCGGCTGGCGCCGTACGCCGCTGCGCTGGCCCAGGAGTTGGCCCAGTCGCAGGCGGAGTTCATCGGCGAGCAGGCGTGGACGGTCTACGGCGACGTGATCGTCGAGATCGAGCGAGGCGAGGGTCTGGACACGGGCATGTTCCGTGTCACGGCCGAGGTCTACACCGGCGGCGAGGTCGCCCCGGTGTCGGCACCCGGCTACGACGCCGGCCCGCCCGCCTACCCCGCGTACGACCAGGGCGGTGGCTACGGCCCGCCGCCCGGGCACGGTGGCGGTCGCAACGTGCGACTGGTCTCCGGCGACGGTCGCACCTACCCGCTCCAGATGGGGTCGACGGTGATCGGTCGCGGCGACCAGGCCAACCTGCGTCTGCCCGACGTCGGCATCTCCCGGCGACACGCCCGGCTCGATTTCGACGGGGGCCAGGTCGTGCTGACGGATCTGGGTTCGACCAACGGCACCATGGTGAACGGGCAGCGGGTTTCCGCCGTCGCGCTCAACCCCGGTGACATGGTCCAGCTCGGGACGACGACGCTGACCTTCCGCGTGGACGGCTGA
- a CDS encoding FtsW/RodA/SpoVE family cell cycle protein: MTVAATPAPSPATAGEQSGVRLARSRRNAELYLLLLAMALVAAYGATVEANLLDTVTSDFWMPAAALGAVFLGLHLVIRFLAPFADPALLPAVALLNGLGVGFLRRIDLGDAPVAERETLAVFAGQGGRQLAWTLGAVVLAAGLLAIMRDHRSISRYAYTLGLAGIVLVMIPAVLPSSISEINGAKLWVRVGSFSIQPGEFAKLALLVFFAYYLVRKREVLSLASRRFLGIDFPRGRDLGPVVGVWLISVLVLVFEKDLGTSLLYFGMFVVTLYIATERVSWLLIGLVLFFGGAYLAYVLGSTVGGPFANFYVRAEIWLDPFADPTDKGYQLVQGLLALGTGGLFGAGPGGGQPEILPEVQNDFIFAGIGEEIGLFGLSALLVVYLLIVERGLRAALAVRDSFGKLLAGGLAFTLGLQVFVIVGGISKLIPLTGQTTPFLSAGGSSLMANWLLIAVLLRVSDGARRPVTGGGGGKAARPSGGPPEQLHGAPTEVIKP, from the coding sequence GTGACCGTAGCGGCCACACCGGCACCCTCGCCCGCGACCGCGGGCGAGCAATCCGGCGTACGCCTGGCGCGGTCGCGCCGCAACGCCGAGCTGTACCTGTTGCTGCTCGCGATGGCGCTGGTGGCCGCGTACGGGGCGACCGTCGAGGCGAACCTGCTGGACACGGTCACCTCGGACTTCTGGATGCCGGCCGCCGCGCTCGGCGCGGTCTTCCTCGGCCTGCACCTGGTCATCCGGTTCCTCGCCCCGTTCGCCGACCCGGCACTGCTGCCGGCGGTGGCCCTGCTCAACGGGCTCGGCGTGGGCTTCCTCCGCCGGATCGACCTGGGCGACGCCCCGGTGGCCGAGCGGGAGACCCTGGCGGTCTTCGCGGGGCAGGGCGGGCGCCAGCTGGCCTGGACACTCGGTGCGGTGGTCCTCGCCGCCGGCCTGCTCGCGATCATGCGCGACCACCGGTCGATCTCGCGGTACGCGTACACCCTGGGGTTGGCCGGCATCGTGCTGGTGATGATCCCGGCGGTGCTGCCGTCGAGCATCTCCGAGATCAACGGCGCGAAGCTGTGGGTGCGGGTGGGCAGCTTCTCCATCCAGCCTGGTGAGTTCGCCAAGTTGGCGCTGCTGGTCTTCTTCGCCTACTACCTGGTGCGCAAGCGCGAGGTGCTGTCGCTGGCCAGTCGGCGCTTCCTCGGCATCGACTTCCCGCGTGGCCGCGACCTCGGCCCGGTGGTCGGCGTCTGGCTGATCAGCGTCCTGGTGCTGGTCTTCGAGAAGGACCTGGGCACCTCGCTGCTCTACTTCGGCATGTTCGTGGTGACGCTCTACATCGCCACCGAACGGGTCAGCTGGCTGCTGATCGGCTTGGTCCTCTTCTTCGGCGGGGCGTACCTCGCCTACGTCCTCGGCTCGACGGTCGGTGGGCCGTTCGCCAACTTCTACGTGCGGGCGGAGATCTGGCTCGACCCGTTCGCCGACCCGACCGACAAGGGCTACCAGCTCGTGCAGGGGCTGCTCGCCCTGGGCACGGGCGGGCTCTTCGGCGCGGGGCCGGGCGGCGGTCAGCCGGAGATCCTGCCCGAGGTGCAGAACGACTTCATCTTCGCCGGAATCGGTGAGGAGATCGGCCTCTTCGGCCTCTCCGCGCTGCTGGTCGTCTACCTGCTGATCGTGGAGCGCGGGCTGCGCGCCGCGCTCGCGGTTCGGGACTCGTTCGGCAAGCTGCTCGCCGGCGGTCTGGCGTTCACCCTCGGCCTCCAGGTCTTCGTGATCGTCGGTGGGATCAGCAAGCTCATCCCGCTGACCGGTCAGACCACCCCGTTCCTGTCCGCCGGTGGGTCGTCGCTGATGGCCAACTGGCTGCTCATCGCGGTGTTGCTGCGGGTCTCCGACGGCGCCCGCCGACCGGTGACCGGTGGAGGCGGCGGCAAGGCGGCTCGTCCCAGCGGTGGCCCGCCCGAGCAGCTGCACGGTGCTCCCACGGAGGTGATCAAGCCGTGA
- a CDS encoding NAD-dependent epimerase/dehydratase family protein, with the protein MLRWILPPMDQEWRVSVALVTGSGGLIGSEAVRHFAGLGLDVVGIDNDMRRYFFGEDGSTSWSLERLGRDLGNAYTHFAVDIRDRDGLEQVFKKYGSDIAVVIHSAAQPSHDWAAKEPFTDFDVNAGGTLNMLENTRRHAIDAAFIHCSTNKVYGDRPNGLPLVELETRYELPEDHRWYQGITEEMSIDHSLHSVFGASKVAADVMVQEYGRYFDMKTACFRGGTLTGPAHSAAELHGFLAYLMRCVMEGRTYNLFGYKGKMVRDAIHSHDVLTAFEAFFRAPRSAEVYNLGGGRHSNTSHIEAFRIAEEITGREAQINYVEQNRTGDHQWYVSSMARFEAQYPDWKITYDVPMILREIYEANVDKWVAQP; encoded by the coding sequence ATGCTCCGATGGATTCTGCCTCCGATGGACCAGGAGTGGCGTGTGAGTGTCGCGTTGGTGACAGGGTCGGGTGGTCTGATCGGCTCCGAGGCGGTCCGGCATTTCGCCGGCCTCGGTCTGGATGTCGTCGGTATCGACAACGACATGCGCCGGTACTTCTTCGGCGAGGACGGCTCCACCTCGTGGAGCCTGGAACGGCTCGGCCGTGATCTGGGTAACGCGTACACCCACTTCGCGGTGGACATCCGGGACCGGGACGGCCTGGAGCAGGTGTTCAAGAAGTACGGCTCGGACATCGCCGTGGTGATCCACAGCGCCGCGCAGCCGAGCCACGACTGGGCGGCCAAGGAGCCGTTCACGGACTTCGACGTGAACGCCGGCGGCACGCTCAACATGCTGGAGAACACCCGCCGGCACGCGATCGACGCGGCGTTCATCCACTGCTCGACCAACAAGGTCTACGGTGACCGGCCCAACGGCCTGCCGCTGGTCGAGCTGGAGACCCGGTACGAGTTGCCCGAGGACCACCGCTGGTACCAGGGCATCACCGAAGAGATGTCGATCGACCACTCGCTGCACTCGGTCTTCGGCGCCTCCAAGGTCGCCGCGGACGTGATGGTCCAGGAGTACGGGCGCTACTTCGACATGAAGACCGCCTGCTTCCGGGGCGGCACCCTGACCGGCCCGGCGCACTCCGCTGCCGAGCTGCACGGGTTCCTGGCCTACCTGATGCGCTGCGTCATGGAGGGCCGGACGTACAACCTGTTCGGCTACAAGGGCAAGATGGTCCGGGACGCGATCCACTCGCACGACGTGCTGACCGCGTTCGAGGCGTTCTTCCGGGCCCCCCGGTCCGCCGAGGTCTACAACCTTGGCGGCGGCCGGCACTCCAACACCTCCCACATCGAGGCGTTCCGGATCGCGGAGGAGATCACCGGCCGCGAGGCGCAGATCAACTACGTCGAGCAGAACCGCACCGGCGACCACCAGTGGTACGTCAGCAGCATGGCCCGGTTTGAGGCGCAGTATCCGGACTGGAAGATCACTTACGACGTGCCGATGATCCTGCGGGAAATCTACGAGGCCAACGTGGACAAGTGGGTGGCCCAGCCGTGA
- a CDS encoding FHA domain-containing protein FhaB/FipA, translated as MPELVITVARFGFLILLWIFVFTVVGVIRRDLFAGARSGRLVAAPRAVGASTGQAAKPAKVKRGRAAHQLVVTAGQLAGTKITLGEAQITIGRAEDSTLVITDDYASARHARLVPRDGQWYVEDLGSTNGTYLDRAKVSGPTPVPLGVPIRIGRTSLELRP; from the coding sequence TTGCCGGAACTGGTCATCACCGTTGCCCGGTTCGGGTTCCTCATCCTGCTGTGGATCTTCGTGTTCACTGTGGTCGGCGTGATCCGCCGGGACCTCTTCGCGGGCGCCCGGTCCGGTCGCCTGGTGGCCGCGCCACGCGCGGTGGGCGCCTCGACGGGGCAGGCGGCCAAGCCAGCAAAGGTGAAGCGGGGCAGAGCGGCGCACCAGCTGGTGGTGACGGCCGGTCAGCTGGCCGGCACGAAAATCACTCTCGGTGAAGCGCAGATCACCATCGGTCGGGCTGAGGACTCCACCCTGGTCATCACCGACGACTACGCCTCCGCGCGACACGCCCGGCTCGTGCCACGTGACGGGCAGTGGTACGTCGAGGACCTCGGCTCGACTAACGGCACGTACCTCGATCGCGCTAAGGTCTCCGGACCAACCCCCGTCCCCCTCGGCGTGCCGATCCGGATCGGCCGCACTTCCCTCGAATTACGGCCATGA
- a CDS encoding PASTA domain-containing protein has translation MSDDRQEPPAGEHDDDRTRPLPSAADRPGPSGAAADRPEPTPAATDPDETAPIDRTVPARPEPSPDQTMPIDRAAGTRAGPPADETMPIDRAAGTRPGPPADRTAPIPPSWAGRAEVRSPRPDDPGAEWYVEEQGGRRWWLPILWGVLALLLAGLLGGALWLVLAQRDDDRDGPGSTPSLPPTSAPPTSVAPTSAAPTSESPSSPATTDAPDELAVPPLAGLPQATAEGLLGRLGLAYRVVYRPSELPPGTVVGTEPGAGTLVSTEDEVLLIISQARPSTGASPTTPSPTVTTTP, from the coding sequence ATGAGCGACGACCGCCAGGAGCCTCCCGCCGGCGAGCACGACGACGACCGGACCCGCCCCCTGCCCTCCGCCGCTGACCGCCCGGGGCCGTCCGGAGCCGCCGCTGACCGGCCGGAGCCGACGCCAGCCGCCACCGACCCGGACGAGACGGCACCGATCGACCGCACTGTCCCGGCTCGCCCCGAGCCGTCGCCCGACCAGACCATGCCGATTGATCGGGCCGCTGGCACCCGGGCGGGTCCGCCCGCCGACGAGACCATGCCGATTGATCGGGCCGCCGGCACTCGGCCGGGTCCGCCCGCCGACCGGACGGCGCCGATACCGCCGTCGTGGGCCGGGCGGGCCGAGGTGCGCTCGCCCCGACCTGATGACCCGGGCGCAGAGTGGTACGTCGAGGAGCAGGGTGGTCGGCGGTGGTGGTTGCCGATCCTCTGGGGCGTACTGGCGCTGCTGCTCGCCGGCCTGCTCGGGGGCGCGCTCTGGTTGGTGCTCGCCCAGCGGGATGACGACCGGGACGGTCCGGGGTCCACCCCCTCGCTTCCGCCGACCAGCGCCCCGCCGACCAGCGTGGCCCCGACGTCGGCGGCGCCCACCAGTGAGTCGCCGAGCAGCCCGGCGACCACGGACGCGCCGGACGAGCTGGCGGTGCCACCGCTCGCCGGCCTGCCGCAGGCCACCGCCGAGGGGCTGTTGGGTCGACTCGGCCTGGCCTACCGGGTGGTGTACCGCCCGTCGGAGCTGCCACCGGGAACTGTGGTGGGCACCGAGCCGGGAGCGGGCACGTTGGTGTCGACCGAGGACGAGGTCTTGTTGATCATCTCGCAGGCCCGGCCCTCGACCGGGGCGAGCCCGACCACGCCGAGCCCCACTGTGACGACCACGCCGTGA